One Formosa sp. Hel3_A1_48 genomic window, TGGTATGAATGTAATGCACGATGGAAATCATGGCTCATTCTCAAATAAGTCTTGGATAAACAACCTGATGGGGAGTAGTATTTATATTCTTGCTGGAAATGTTTACAACTGGAAAGTACAACACAACGTACTGCACCACACCTATACCAACGTTCACGGTCATGATGAAGACCTAGATGCTGGACGCATCCTTAGGTTCACCAAACACGATGAATGGAAATGGCATCACAAGTTTCAACAATATTACTCTATTTTGTTGTACGGCCTTTTAACAATTAATTGGGCTATCACTACTGACTTCATTCAAATGAAACGGTATATGAAAAGAAAACTTGCCTACGGGAAATTGCCAAATCCGTTTGTAAATTGGGGAACATTGGTTGTTTCAAAATTCATCTATTTGACGATGTGGATTATTTTACCCATGGTAATTTTAGATTTGGCTTGGTGGAAAATTTTGATTGGTTTTTTTGTAATGCACTATACCGCTGGACTAATTCTTAGTGTTGTCTTTCAACTAGCCCACGTGATGGAGGATGCTGAAATGCCTCTACCAGAAAAAGACGGAAGCATGAAAAATACTTGGGCTATTCACCAGCTAAAAACTACGGTCAATTTCTCCCCTAAAAATAGAATAATAAACTGGTTTACTGGGGGGTTGAATCACCAAGTTGAACATCATATATTTCCGAATATCTCACACATACATTACGGCAAAATAGCAGAGATTGTCAAAAAAACAGCTCAAGAATTTAATTTACCATACAACGAATACAAAACAACTAGAAAAGCAATTATTGCACATTTCAATTACTTAAGGTTGATGGGCAAAAATCCAGAATTACAAGCATAAATAAACACAATGAACCAATTACTTTCAGAAAGAATTTTGAATATGGCCACTTCAGCTACTCTCGCCATGGCCGCCAAAGCACGGGAACTAAAGAGTGAAGGAAAAGACATCATCGGTCTCAGTTTAGGAGAACCGGACTTTAACACACCTGATTTTATAAAAGATGCTGCAAAGCAAGCAATTGATGATAACTTTAATTCGTACACACCAGTGGATGGGTATGCAGAGTTAAAACAAGCCATCATTACAAAGTTCAAACGCGATAACAATTTATCGTACACACCAAGTCAAATTGTAGTATCAACGGGAGCAAAACAGTGCCTTGCTAATGTAGCTTTAGTTTTACTGAACAAAGGGGACGAAGTTATTTTACCATGCCCGTACTGGGTCAGTTATTCAGATATAGTGAAGCTATCTGAAGGCATTCCTGTTGAAGTAAAGACTTCAATTGAAACTGATTTCAAAATGACAGCTGCTCAACTTGAAGCTGCAATTACGCCCAAAACAAAAATGATTTGGTTCAGTTCGCCATGCAACCCAAGCGGTTCCTTGTACAGTAGAGAGGAATTGAGAGCACTAGCAGATGTACTGAAAAAATATCCTGAAATTTACATTGTCTCAGATGAAATTTACGAGCATATTAATTTTGGAAGTGGTCACGCTAGTATAGCTGAATTTGAAGACATGTACGATAGAACGATTACCGTTAATGGAGTGTCAAAAGCATTTGCGATGACTGGGTGGCGGATTGGTTTCTTAGGAGCCCCAGAAAAAATTGCACGTGCATGCAACAAAATGCAAGGCCAGATTACTAGTGGGGCAAATTGTATTGCACAAAGAGCCGTCATTACTGCTTTGGAAGCTTCGCCATCTAAAGTACAGTATATGATCGACGAATTCAAGGTGCGTCGAGATCTTATACTGAATTTACTTAAGGACATCAATGGTTTTTCATGTAATACTCCCGAAGGTGCATTTTATGTGTTCCCGGATGTTTCGGCATTATTTGGGAAGACCTTCAAAGGCAAGCAAATAAACAACGCAACCGATTTATCTCTTTTCTTACTTGAAGAGGCTCTTGTAGCTACCGTAACCGGAGATGCTTTTGGAAACCCAAATTGTATTAGAATATCTTACGCGGCCTCACAAGAACAAATTGTTGAAGCAATAGAACGAATCAAAAAAGCATTAACAAACTAAACATTCTTGGTATTGCTTAAGACTTTCTCCAGAAAAAAGGAGTCAGTAATATAAGAACCGTAAAAAGTTCCAATCGGCCAATCAACATCAGAAATGAACCCCACCATTTGCCCATTAAAGGCATCTGATGAAAATTCTGTGCTGGACCAAATTCGCCTAGCGCTGGACCAACGTTGCCCAAGCTAGAAGCTGCTACACCTATTGCAGATTCAAAATCTAACCCTATGAAGGAAAATCCCAGTGCTCCTACAATAAAAGAAAGCATGTAGAGCATAAAAAAACCAAGTACATTGAAAACAATCTCACCAGAAATAGACTTTGCGTTGTATCGAACAGGTAATACCGCATTGGGGTGAAGCGCTCTTTTAAATTCCAAAAATCCATTTCGAATAAGCACAAGGTGACGTACAACTTTCACACCACCAGATGTACTTCCTGAAGATCCCCCAAGAAACATCAAGCCAAAGAAAAAGACAACTAAAAAATGAGGCCAAATTGTAAAATCGGCACTAACAAACCCCGTTGTAGTTACTATGGCGACCACTTGAAAAAGCCCATGTCTAAAAGCAGCTTCAACAGCTCCAAAAACCATGGGATGATCAAATGAAGAAGACATTGAAAATGCTGAATTATAATAGACTACAAATGCAGAAATTACGCTAAAAACAATTATGAATTTGGCATAAAGTTTAAATTCTTCATCTTTAAAAATTTTAGAAAAATT contains:
- a CDS encoding fatty acid desaturase family protein; the protein is MKSTVLKFSRKDPKKFFKTLNSRVNSYFKENNLKRTGNWQLWLKTIVMFCIFLVPYFLILTIHMPGWLQILFTVIMGVGMAGVGMNVMHDGNHGSFSNKSWINNLMGSSIYILAGNVYNWKVQHNVLHHTYTNVHGHDEDLDAGRILRFTKHDEWKWHHKFQQYYSILLYGLLTINWAITTDFIQMKRYMKRKLAYGKLPNPFVNWGTLVVSKFIYLTMWIILPMVILDLAWWKILIGFFVMHYTAGLILSVVFQLAHVMEDAEMPLPEKDGSMKNTWAIHQLKTTVNFSPKNRIINWFTGGLNHQVEHHIFPNISHIHYGKIAEIVKKTAQEFNLPYNEYKTTRKAIIAHFNYLRLMGKNPELQA
- a CDS encoding pyridoxal phosphate-dependent aminotransferase, with the protein product MNQLLSERILNMATSATLAMAAKARELKSEGKDIIGLSLGEPDFNTPDFIKDAAKQAIDDNFNSYTPVDGYAELKQAIITKFKRDNNLSYTPSQIVVSTGAKQCLANVALVLLNKGDEVILPCPYWVSYSDIVKLSEGIPVEVKTSIETDFKMTAAQLEAAITPKTKMIWFSSPCNPSGSLYSREELRALADVLKKYPEIYIVSDEIYEHINFGSGHASIAEFEDMYDRTITVNGVSKAFAMTGWRIGFLGAPEKIARACNKMQGQITSGANCIAQRAVITALEASPSKVQYMIDEFKVRRDLILNLLKDINGFSCNTPEGAFYVFPDVSALFGKTFKGKQINNATDLSLFLLEEALVATVTGDAFGNPNCIRISYAASQEQIVEAIERIKKALTN